The window CGCCTCTTCTTGAGAAATTTCAGCCCAAGGAAGTCTGTCTATAGCCATTATTTACCCTTCAATCTGGACCGTGTTTGTTTACTTATTACTTATTGATGTGGCTTATTTATGGCCTCCATAAAAAGCGGCCACTGGAACGCTTATGGCCGAGTGATGTACTTAAGGCTGTTGGCCGCCGTCCAAACATATTCTTCATCTCTCAACTTTAATTATTTCAGTGACAGTTTGCATTCAATTTTCCCCCGAAATACAATGTGTATATGGGTCATGGCTGGCTTTTGTAAACTGTATATATTCATAGATATCTTTCGGATTCATTCTCAGATGGCTTCGCGGACTACTTCTCCGACTACGAATGCAACCAGCCCCTCATGGAGAGAGCCGTCCTCACAGCAACCTCCTCCTTGACGGACAGGGACCCCGAAAAAGCACGTTTAAATGGTGAGTTTTGTTCCCTGTTTAGAAGCCTATAAAACTTTTAACTtttagaaattatttttaaattagcTCCCCCCTtttagtttgttttatttgcttttatttaaatttaaataacagCTTTAATATAtcattgaaattatttatttattttatagctTAGTTAAGAGTGCTatcagttttgtttttatgtagaaaataaagttttgttatattttttaaaattaaataggCTCCCGCCCCCCCACTAGTATTATTACAGTATTATTCAAAAACCAGCAAAAAAAAGTACATTATTCCCCGCCCACTCTGGCCATACTGTGAGTGGCAAGAAGAAGATCGGGGGATTGGAAAACAACGAATCGAAAACGCCCCAAGCCATGATTGTAGAAGCAATTAAGGCAATTAGCTAGCCGGAAATGAACAAGCACATCTGCACCCGCTGGGCCTTCGACCTGGCCAGCTGGTCGCCCACTCTTCCCCAGCTGGCCCAGGCGGTGGCCTCGATTCAGGCGGAGGAGCGCACTCGCCTCATGAAGTTCCACTTCATTGATGACTTTCTGTCCTCGCTAATTGGCCGCCTTTTGATGCGAAAATACGTGAGCACGTGCAGCGGTCTGCCACCCCACCAGGTCCGGTTCGCCAGGGACGTGAGGGGCAAGCCCTACTGGGTGAGCGGGGAAGGGGACCGGCAGCGGCCACCCCTCAGTTTCAATGTGTCGCACCAAGGTGATCTGGTGCTTCTGGCAGGCGTCTGCGGGGACTCTTCTGAAGGGGACTTTGGTGTCGGGGCGGATGTGATGAAGATCGAGTACAGTGGCGGCAAGGCCCTGTCCGAGTTCTTCCGCCTGATGAGGAACAAGTTCTCCCCCCACGAATGGAGCTACATAGGCAGACCACAGCACAATGAGCGGGCCCAGATCAAAGCCTTCATGCGGCATTGGTGCCTGAAGGAGGCGTACGTCAAGGAGCTGGGAGTGGGCATCACGGTGGACCTGCAGAAGATCAGTTTCTCCGTCGACACCACCCACAGTCTGGCGGAAGAGGTGTCGCCCCTCACCGGCACTACTCTGCGGTGTCAGGACCAGCCCATGGACAACTGGCACTTTGAGGAGCATTTGCTGAAAGAGGACTACTGTGCCGCCATAGCATTCCGCAACTGCCTGCCCCAGGAGCAGGCCAGGTTCCAACTGCTGCCCATAGAACAGTTGCTGGTGGAGAGCGATCAGTCGGGATCGGAGGACGTCGTCGCCTACTGCCAAAAGGCCTTGCTCAAACCCCACAAAAAAGAGTCCTGAAACTGAGTTGTTATCCCTAGAATAAACAtgcatttgtattttttgtaaaaatcgaattaatTGTAATCCCCGCCTGTTGTCATGTGGCCCGCACCCCAAAAATCGCTTGTTTGCCTGGCACTGGATAAACAAACGCGACGGAGCGAAGCCGGAAATATGCTTAAAAGGGCCATAAACCCACATTTAGCAGTAGGAACCGGCCGTAATGGGACTCAGACAGGGGCCAGACATCGGTTCATGCGACGGGGTAGCACAGGAGCTTACTCCTTTAggtttatttgatttatttttggcattcCCGAAAGTTTTGTCGATGGCGGCGGCGATAGCGTTGCCAACGGCGGACAAAGGACTGTTCAATGCGGCAGGGAGGCGGCGAACTTAAGGATCTGCACTTCCCATGTGCATATATGCCAGGGTCTGCAATCAGCGTCTGGAAGTTCTCACACTGCTTCGTCACACCTGCTTGCGATTCGGCGCGGCCTGGCCATTAAAACAAAAGGACGCTGTTCGCGATTGTTTATGCCCGAAGGACGAAGGCCGGAGAACTCTCCCATTTCATGTTGACACCAACTCAACCCTCGGGATTACAGAATCCTTTTCCGGTCCCGGTTTCAACCCCGATCTGGGGCAGGCCACTTGCATCTGTCAATCGCAATCGCCCCTAAATTATGGTTTATTAATTGGAAATACCCCCTTGGCGATTTTCGGCAATTTTAAACTACTCCAGGCCTTTAATAGGTTAAGCCCTGTCCCCGACCCATTTGTTACTTTTAAGTGCGATTTGTTTTGcctttgttttctgttttaaatgtattattttcgttttattGCCCTTCAtcccatgcccatgcccaaTCCCATCTGCGAACCCCAGCTGGCACCTCGTGGTCGGCCAAGAACTCGGACTTCGACCAGCGTCTGATTATTGACCTGGGCGTGGTGCGGAACGTGACGCACATCGCCCTGCAAGGACGCCCGCACAGCAATGAGTACGTCACCGAGTACTCCATTAGCTACGGCATAACCGATCTGGAGTTCGCCGACTACAAAGAGCCGGGCGGCAACGTCAAGGTAAACACTCGAGGTGGTTGGGAAACACTTGGTGGCTGTGTGGAAAGTAGTGGTGGCTGGAAAAGTGATCCACATATCGGATCGGATAATCGGATTTTCGCAATTCGTATTTATGTTTGCTTGCTTTTGTACTTtagccttttttttattgatttatcCTGCATCCTGTCCCGCATGCATCTGCTTTGTGTTTGGTTACTAGTTCCATAGTCCTGTAGATAATACACCTCCTCTGCCCCCCATCCCCTCACTCTGAACTGCCACTAACATTGTTGGTAACTGTGCACCTTGTGCAGGTAACGCTGCTTGGACACCGGTCGAGAATACGTATAACCACTTTCTAACACTCGACCTGGGGGATCCGCGGACGGTGCGCAAGATCGCCACCATGGGACGCATGCACACGGATGAGTTTGTGACGGAGTACATCGTTCAGTACTCGGACGATGGCGAGTTCTGGCGCTCGTACGTGAACCCCACGAGTGAGCCGCAGGTACTGTGACTAATCTAGCCTATAAGTACTTTAAGCACACAACTAATTTCATTGTGGTGGCTCCTGGACAAGGGTTGGGCTATTTCGCACCAAGCTTTCTGTTTGATGAGATTCTAATAAAAACCCTCACCTCCACATGGCAGATGTTCAAGGGCAACTCCGACGGCAACTCGATCCACTACAACGTCTTTGAGGTTCCCATCATCGCCCAGTGGGTGAGAATTAATCCCACCCGCTGGCACGATCGCATCTCCATGCGTGTGGAGCTTTACGGCTGCGAATACAGTGAGTTTTCAATAAAGctatctttaaataaaaaaataaactaaaaatctATTCCATGCAGTTGCGGAGAACCTCTACTTCAATGGCACTGGCCTAGTGCGCTACAAACTGCAGGAGCCGATAGCCTCGCTGAAGGAGTCCATCCGGTTCCGCTTCAAGACCGCCTTCGCCAACGGCGTGATGATGTACTCGCGCGGCGCCCAGGGAGACTACTACGCCCTGCAGCTGAAGGACAACAAGATGGTGCTAAACCTCAACCTGGGCTCGAAGATCATGACTTCCCTGTCCGTAGGCAGCTTGCTGGACGACAATGTGTGGCACGATGTGGTCATCTCGCGGAACCAGCGCGACATTATCTTTTCGGTGGACCGGGTCATAGTGCGGGAGAAGATCAGGGGCGAGTTCAGCCGACTGAACCTGAATGGGGCGTTGTACCTCGGTGGGGTGCCCAACGTCCAGGAGGGCCTGATCGTCCAGCAAAACTTCTCGGGCTGCCTGGAGAACATTTACTTCAACTCTACCAACTTCATCCGCTCCATGAAGGACAGTTACGAGCTGGGCGAGGCCTACCGCTTCGAGAAGGTGAACACCATCTATGCGTGTCCTTCGCCGCCCATCTATCCGGTCACCTTCACCACCCGCGGCTCCTTCGTCCGCCTGAAGGGCTACGAGAACTCCCAGCGCCTGAACGTGTCCTTCTTCTTCCGCACATACGAGGAGAAGGGAGTGATGCTGCACCACGACTTCTACTCCGGGGGCTACATCAAGGTGTTCCTCGAATACGGCAAGGTCAAGATCGACCTCAAGGCCAAGGACAGACCGCGCATCATACTGGACAACTACGACGAGGCGTTTAACGACGGCAAGTGGCACTCCTTCATTGTGTCCATCGAGAGGAACCGTTTGGTTCTGAACATCGACCAGCGCCCGATGGTCACCACCAAGAATCTGCAGATCGCCACCGGAGCCCAGTACTACATAGCGGGCGGAAAGGACAAGTATGGCTTCGTGGGCTGCATGCGTTTGATTTCGGTGGACGGGAACTACAAGCTGCCCCAGGACTGGGTGCAAGGCCAAGAGGTTTGCTGCGGCGACGAGGTGGTGGTGGACGCCTGCCAGATGATCGATCGCTGCAACCCCAATCCCTGCCAGCACAAGGGCGTGTGCCACCAGAACTCCATGGAGTTCTTCTGCGACTGTGCGCACACGGGCTATGCCGGCGCTGTTTGTCACACTTGTGAGTCTGTCTGTTCGTTGCAAAGGTGTTCTGGTTCTCATGTCTATCGTTTTTGTTAGCCAACAACCCACTCTCCTGCCAGGCCCTCAAGAATGTCCAGCATGTGCAGCAGCGAGTCAACCTGAACATCGATGTGGACGGCAGTGGCCCGCTGGAGCCGTTCCCAGTTACTTGCGAGTTCTATTGTGAGTTTCTTATTGTGTTTTTCATTAAGACAGTCAGTGATTGATGGATTTCTTTTGTTTAGCCGACGGAAGAGTGATCACCACCCTTAGCCACAGCCAGGAGCACACCACCACTGTGAACGGCTTCCCCGAGCCGGGCTCCTTCGAGCAGTCCATCATGTACGACGCCAACCAACTCCAAATCGAGGCCCTGCTGAACCGCTCCCAGAGCTGCTGGCAGCGCTTGAGCTACTCCTGCCACTCCTCCAGGCTCTTCAACTCACCCTGTAAGTAGTTGCCACCTTTTAATGAATTCTATGGAAATTACAATACCTTTGACAGCCGAGGCCGGCAACTTCCGTCCCTTCTCGTGGTGGATCTCGCGGAACAACCAGCCCATGGACTACTGGGCGGGTGCTCTGCCCGGCTCCAGGAAATGCGAGTGCGGTATTCTGGGCAAGTGCCACGACCCCACCAAGTGGTGCAACTGCGATTCGAACAGTCTGGAATGGATGGAGGACGGCGGTGACATCCGGGAGAAGGAGTACCTGCCGGTCAGGGCCGTGAAATTCGGAGACACGGGCACCCCGCTCGATGAAAAAATGGGCCGCTATACCCTGGGCCCCCTGCGCTGCGAGGGCGACGATCTGTTTAGCAACGTGGTGACCTTCAGAATTGCCGATGCCTCGATCAACCTACCCCCCTTCGACATGGGACACTCTGGTGACATCTACCTCGAGTTCCGAACCACTCAGGAGAATGCAGTACTCTTCCATGCCACCGGGCCCACGGACTATATCAAGCTCAGCTTGAACGGCGGCAACCAGCTGCAGTTCCAGTACCAGGCAGGAAGCGGACCTCTCGGCGTTAACGTGGGCACGAGCTATCATTTGAACGACAACAACTGGCACACGGTGAGTGTGGAGCGCAACCGGAAGGAGGCCCGCCTAGTGGTCGATGGATCGATCAAGGCCGAAGTTCGGGAGCCCCCAGGCCCAGTGCGCGCTCTCCACCTGACCTCAGATTTGGTGATTGGCGCCACCACAGAATACCGCGACGGGTATGTGGGCTGCATTCGTGCTTTGCTGCTCAACGGAAAGATGGTGGATCTGAAGGACTACTCCAAGCGGGGCCTGTACGGCATCAGCACGGGATGTGTGGGCCGCTGCGAGTCGAGTCCCTGCCTCAACAACGGCACCTGCATTGAGCGTTACGATGGCTACAGCTGCGATTGTCGTTGGAGCGCCTTCAAGGGACCCATTTGCGCCGATGGTGGGTTGATCCTTCTCGCTTATAATGATGACTTGCTCATTTCTTAATGATTTCCAGAGATTGGTGTCAACCTCCGCTCTAGTTCGATTATCCGCTACGAGTTCGAGGGATCCTTCCGCTCCACCATTGCCGAAAACATTCGCGTGGGCTTCACCACCACAATTCCCAAGGGATTCCTGCTGGGCTTCTCTTCGAACCTAACTGGCGAATATCTGACCATACAGATTTCCAATTCAGGTgggttttctttaaaaatttcgtagGTATTGGATCTAACCTTGGTGTGCTCTGGTTTCAGGGCACTTGCGCTGTGTATTTGACTTTGGCTTCGAGCGGCAGGAAATCATTTTCCCGAAGAAACATTTTGGCTTGGGCCAGTACCACGACATGCACTTCATGCGCAAGAATGGCGGCTCTACGGTCGTGCTTAAGGTGGACAACTACGAGCCTGTGGAGTATAATTTCGACATCAAGGCCTCGGCGGACGCCCAGTTCAACAACATTCAGTACATGTACATTGGCAAGAACGAGTCCATGACCGATGGCTTCGTGGGCTGTGTGTCGCGAGTGCAGTTCGATGATATCTATCCCCTCAAGCTGATGTTCCAGCAGAATCCACCCAAGAACGTCAAGTCATTGGGCAGTAAGTTTTCATAGATAGTCTGAGAGTGTCTTGATATTAAAGGGGTCTCGTTTTTAGCGCAATTAACGGAGGACTTCTGTGGCGTTGAGCCAGTGACGCATCCGCCCATCGAAATAGAGACTAGGCCACCGCCTTTGGTGGACGAGGAGAAGCTCCGCAAGGCTTACAACGAAGTGAATTCCGTTCTGCTAGCTAGTGAGTTGCTGAAGTACTTTATAAATTGAAGACACTTTACTAAACTTATAATACTTTCAGTTCTGCTCGTTATCCTCTTCCTGCTCCTGGTTCTCATGTTCTTCCTCATCGGGCGCTACTTGCACCGACACAAAGGTGACTACTTGACGCACGAGGATCAGGGCGCCGATGGGGCCGACGATCCGGATGACGCTGTCCTCCACTCAACCACTGGCCATCAAGTCAGGAAGAGGCAGGAGATCTTTATCTAAGCCTGTCGCCAGAAAATGCACACAAATCGTTTTTTATCGCCTTAGACACGCCATAGCGACAACTCAGACACCAAAAACtaagaaaacaaaagcaaaatcaAACATCTTACAGACAAAGCAAAAACGTTTACTTTTTCCCGCACTGCCACTTTTTGGAGCAAGTGAAGGCTAGGATTGGATTTGTAATTGGTCAGCTGGCTTTTTTTTAGGTTGATTCGTCTTTTATTTTGTCTGACGGCATTTTACCTTATTTGTATTTCGAAATATTTCAATAGTCACACAAAACCGTCCATTTTTAGTTGATAATTCCAACATTTTGTTTTGCGAAATTAAGTTATACTTGTAATTTAAGTTGATTTTCGGAACCGCAACCAATTATGTTCAGTTTGTTTACCGTGCGAGTCTATAAAGAACATTCCATTATTTTTAGTACGAATCTCGCGtaactttaatttaaaatgtcTTCTAAAGTTGAAAATCACGAAAATAATTTTGTGGCTAAACAAACCGGGCTACGTTCGAATACAAAAGCATTAAAAgcaatttgtatttttggaaaatactTATTGAACTCGActtgaaattttgcaaatataCATTAGAATGTGTATATAGGTATATagagctatatatatataaatatatgtaattACGAAAAAATGAGACAatgaaacaaatttaaatttttaactttcAATAAAGGAAGAAACTACTTATAATAAAAATCTAACATTCTACTCACCTTTGGGGTTCTTGGGGGCTTTCTTCGGAAAATACTGGCTGTTCAGTCTCTTAAAGTTtattcaatatatatataatcttgtatactaaaatatatatatgtgtataagTATATAGGCTATTCCAAATATTAATATCTGTATGTTTTTGATTTCCTTCGTGTAAAGTTAATCGTAACAATATAGTATAACGCTAATTTTGATTACTACGGTTCTTGGTTTTCTGCTTGTTAATTTTCTCTACTAGATGTATTGGAATATTTTGGTTTTTCATGGTATTCATGAGTATAATATTGTTATTATCTAACAACAGTCTAAGTCACATGTAACTCGTTAAGGTAGTATAACACTGGGTGGGTATCCACAATCCATATTCAATATTAAGTATTCGCGTCGTTGTTCCATAACTAAGTTCTAGATTCGGGTGTTCGTCCTGGCTAGACCCCGCGCTACTCCCGGGACAGCATTTCTCTACATTGTACCTAAGTTCAACTATGGGTTAATGCCTCAGCACCGTCAAAATCGGTTCTAAATGGAAGATTACAATTTGTTGTATTGATTATGTACTTCGGTTAGTTGATATTAATGCTTATTGATATGCTCACTTCCACGGAAATCAAAACAATGAACGCACTATCACAAACGTCAAATGAAATTACGAAATTCTACAGGAATTCAAGGATATTCCGCACTTACACAAGTGCCGCTATTGTCCACCCACATGCTACCCGACGGACGGCGGGCTCCCGGACTTTCGGCTACCAACCTAATTGTGCACGTTCCCGTTTGCCAGCATCCGGTAGCGATTCAGCAGCTGCACCGCCGCGTCCTGCACGGGCTCCAGCTTCCCGTGCGTCTCCTCGTACATGTCCAGCATGATCCTTTCTCACAAAACCGTGCAGATCACAAATAGCAGCGACACCAGGCACAACATGGCCACAATGTCCCGGTGCAGCTTCCGATCCCGGTAGAACGGCCGCGTCGAGTAGCTCTCCCTGCGAGTCTGACGGAGCAGCCAAACCGGAACGAAGAGCTGGAGCAGATCCGGCACCATGAATCCAATATCTCGCACTATTTGGTGGGCATACCCTTCTCCACGCACCACATTGAGAAAGAACTGGTCGAAGCTGCTGGCCAGGATGTGCAGCAGGGCGATACCTACGATGCAGAAGACCTTCTTGGGGGTAACTACGTTCGTTGCGTTGGCCAAGTGCATCACCAAAACTGTCGAGATGAGCTCCGTTATCTGAAATTTAAATGATTGGACATAGTTTAAGGTGTAATAGACAGCCGATCAAGGTATTCTAATCACAGGTATTTGATTATTGGTAAAGATAGAGCCTCTCCCAAATTCTCCTTCCCATGCAATGCCCCAACTGAAGCCTTCAGAAAATTAGACAAAAATCTAAATACAAATATGTTTGAAGATTTTAAAGCAGAttggtggggaatcgatccagaaatcgtttaaggtattccgctcgagaatcggatgaatattggccaagatatggccatcgctttGGGCCATATTGGCAATCCTTGCATTTCCGGTGTTTTTCAAGGGAGTCCCCcagaaaaatgaacaaaaaatcgatttgaaaatttgttgtAGGATTTCGATGCAGATgaacggggaatcgatccagaaatcgtttgaggtattccactcaagaatcggatgaatatcggccaagatatggccatcgctttGGGCGATATTGGCAATCCTTGCATTTTCGGTGATTTCCAAGGGAGTCCCCcagaaaaatgaacaaaaaatcgatttgaaaatttgttgtAGGATTTCGATGCAGAtggacggggaatcgatccagaaatcgtttgaggtattccactcaagaatcggatgaatatatgcaaagatatggccatcgctttGGGCCATATTGGCAATCCTTGAATTTCCGGTGtttttcaaggggtcccccagaaaaatgaacaaaaaatcgatttgaaaatttgttgtaggattttgatgcagatgaacggagaatcgatccagaaatcgtttgaggtattccgctcaagaatcggatgaatattggccaagatatggccatcgctttGGGCCATATTGGCAATCCTTGCATTTCCGATgttttccaaggggtcccccagaaaaatgaacaaaaaatcgatttgaaaatttgttgtAGGATTTCGATGCAGATgaacggggaatcgatccagaaatcgtttgaggtattccacttaagaatcggatgaatattggccaagatatggccatcgctttGGGCGATATTGGCAATCCTTGCATTTTCGGTGATTTCCAAGGGAGTCCCCCagaaaaatgaataaaaaatcgatttgaaaatttgttgtAGGATTTCGATGCAGAtggacggggaatcgatccagaaatcgtttgaggtattccactcaagaatcggatgaatatcggccaagatatggccatcgctttGGGCGATATGGGCAATCCTTGCATTTTCGGTGATTTCCAAGGGAGTCCCCCagaaaaatgtacaaaaaatcgatttgaaaatttgttgtAGGATTTCGATGCAGAtggacggggaatcgatccagaaatcgtttgaggtattccactcaagaatcggatgaatatcggccaagatatggccatcgcttcGGGCCATATTGGCAATCCTTGCATTTTCGGTGATTTCCAAGGGAGTCCCCcagaaaaatgaacaaaaaatcgatttgaaaatttgttgtAGGATTTCGATGCAGAtggacggggaatcgatccagaaatcgtttgaggtattccgcacAAGAATCAgatgaatattggccaagatatggccatcgctttAGGCCATATTGGCAATCCTTGCATTTCCGATGTTTTCCAAGGGAGTCTGTTTTTCCCcagaaaaatgaacaaaaaatcgatttgAAAAGTTGTTgtgggattttgatgcagattggcggagaatcgatcaagaaatcgtttaaggtattccgctcaagaatcggatgaatatatgcaaagatatggccatcgctttGGGCCATATCTCGCCATAGATGATCCTCTGCATTTCCCGAATTTGGAAGGGGTCCCCCAGAAAAGGTGACGAAAAATCGTTGTGGATCAAAGTGTCCTTTTGATTTGGGTTGGTTTCTAACGGTCTTTAGTTGTTATGTACGGGGTTGAATTCtgtatatttattcaaaatggGTGGCAAAGGAAACCATTAAAATTATGGCTAACCCTTTCTCTCAGCTATGAATAAATTTGAGCCAAGAACTTTggggcttttttttttccatcgaTTGTTGGTGATGGCGATTCGCTCATTAACGGCCCTAAACTTTTAAGTTTCTACTTTGGCTGGATGGATGGATTTGCTCTTGAAACTTATAGCCCGACCCCTGTTCTATTTCCAGGACTAAAGCTATCTCCGCGGCCGTGGGGGTGGCTGACAAGTGCGAAAATTTTGCGGGAAAATGTTCGATTGGAGCGCATATTGAGCAAGTTTGGAGCGCACTCGCTCGGGCAAACTTTGCCAATAAATTATGAATAGCCGGTAACTGGCTGGTGCCCACACATAGTGCACTATACTATATCCGAGGAGTACATGTGACGGCACGTCGCTGCGATATTTGACTTTGAGTTGTGAGTTGCCAGTTAAAAAATACACAGAAAAAAAGCCAAGCCTTTTAAAGATACTTTTATGAGATGTTGTATCTCATAGTCGGCATATCTTCTCCCCGTGTAGGCCGAGCACTCACCGTAAAGAAGAGCTGATGGTTCCACTGATTGTAGTAGTCGTCGTTGTAGTAGTTGATGTAC of the Drosophila ananassae strain 14024-0371.13 chromosome 2R, ASM1763931v2, whole genome shotgun sequence genome contains:
- the LOC6507434 gene encoding neurexin-4 isoform X2, translating into MRPPRTMASLQLGALCLLLLANSGVQIVQADGFADYFSDYECNQPLMERAVLTATSSLTDRDPEKARLNGNAAWTPVENTYNHFLTLDLGDPRTVRKIATMGRMHTDEFVTEYIVQYSDDGEFWRSYVNPTSEPQMFKGNSDGNSIHYNVFEVPIIAQWVRINPTRWHDRISMRVELYGCEYIAENLYFNGTGLVRYKLQEPIASLKESIRFRFKTAFANGVMMYSRGAQGDYYALQLKDNKMVLNLNLGSKIMTSLSVGSLLDDNVWHDVVISRNQRDIIFSVDRVIVREKIRGEFSRLNLNGALYLGGVPNVQEGLIVQQNFSGCLENIYFNSTNFIRSMKDSYELGEAYRFEKVNTIYACPSPPIYPVTFTTRGSFVRLKGYENSQRLNVSFFFRTYEEKGVMLHHDFYSGGYIKVFLEYGKVKIDLKAKDRPRIILDNYDEAFNDGKWHSFIVSIERNRLVLNIDQRPMVTTKNLQIATGAQYYIAGGKDKYGFVGCMRLISVDGNYKLPQDWVQGQEVCCGDEVVVDACQMIDRCNPNPCQHKGVCHQNSMEFFCDCAHTGYAGAVCHTSNNPLSCQALKNVQHVQQRVNLNIDVDGSGPLEPFPVTCEFYSDGRVITTLSHSQEHTTTVNGFPEPGSFEQSIMYDANQLQIEALLNRSQSCWQRLSYSCHSSRLFNSPSEAGNFRPFSWWISRNNQPMDYWAGALPGSRKCECGILGKCHDPTKWCNCDSNSLEWMEDGGDIREKEYLPVRAVKFGDTGTPLDEKMGRYTLGPLRCEGDDLFSNVVTFRIADASINLPPFDMGHSGDIYLEFRTTQENAVLFHATGPTDYIKLSLNGGNQLQFQYQAGSGPLGVNVGTSYHLNDNNWHTVSVERNRKEARLVVDGSIKAEVREPPGPVRALHLTSDLVIGATTEYRDGYVGCIRALLLNGKMVDLKDYSKRGLYGISTGCVGRCESSPCLNNGTCIERYDGYSCDCRWSAFKGPICADEIGVNLRSSSIIRYEFEGSFRSTIAENIRVGFTTTIPKGFLLGFSSNLTGEYLTIQISNSGHLRCVFDFGFERQEIIFPKKHFGLGQYHDMHFMRKNGGSTVVLKVDNYEPVEYNFDIKASADAQFNNIQYMYIGKNESMTDGFVGCVSRVQFDDIYPLKLMFQQNPPKNVKSLGTQLTEDFCGVEPVTHPPIEIETRPPPLVDEEKLRKAYNEVNSVLLAILLVILFLLLVLMFFLIGRYLHRHKGDYLTHEDQGADGADDPDDAVLHSTTGHQVRKRQEIFI
- the LOC6507434 gene encoding neurexin-4 isoform X1; the encoded protein is MRPPRTMASLQLGALCLLLLANSGVQIVQADGFADYFSDYECNQPLMERAVLTATSSLTDRDPEKARLNAGTSWSAKNSDFDQRLIIDLGVVRNVTHIALQGRPHSNEYVTEYSISYGITDLEFADYKEPGGNVKMFKGNSDGNSIHYNVFEVPIIAQWVRINPTRWHDRISMRVELYGCEYIAENLYFNGTGLVRYKLQEPIASLKESIRFRFKTAFANGVMMYSRGAQGDYYALQLKDNKMVLNLNLGSKIMTSLSVGSLLDDNVWHDVVISRNQRDIIFSVDRVIVREKIRGEFSRLNLNGALYLGGVPNVQEGLIVQQNFSGCLENIYFNSTNFIRSMKDSYELGEAYRFEKVNTIYACPSPPIYPVTFTTRGSFVRLKGYENSQRLNVSFFFRTYEEKGVMLHHDFYSGGYIKVFLEYGKVKIDLKAKDRPRIILDNYDEAFNDGKWHSFIVSIERNRLVLNIDQRPMVTTKNLQIATGAQYYIAGGKDKYGFVGCMRLISVDGNYKLPQDWVQGQEVCCGDEVVVDACQMIDRCNPNPCQHKGVCHQNSMEFFCDCAHTGYAGAVCHTSNNPLSCQALKNVQHVQQRVNLNIDVDGSGPLEPFPVTCEFYSDGRVITTLSHSQEHTTTVNGFPEPGSFEQSIMYDANQLQIEALLNRSQSCWQRLSYSCHSSRLFNSPSEAGNFRPFSWWISRNNQPMDYWAGALPGSRKCECGILGKCHDPTKWCNCDSNSLEWMEDGGDIREKEYLPVRAVKFGDTGTPLDEKMGRYTLGPLRCEGDDLFSNVVTFRIADASINLPPFDMGHSGDIYLEFRTTQENAVLFHATGPTDYIKLSLNGGNQLQFQYQAGSGPLGVNVGTSYHLNDNNWHTVSVERNRKEARLVVDGSIKAEVREPPGPVRALHLTSDLVIGATTEYRDGYVGCIRALLLNGKMVDLKDYSKRGLYGISTGCVGRCESSPCLNNGTCIERYDGYSCDCRWSAFKGPICADEIGVNLRSSSIIRYEFEGSFRSTIAENIRVGFTTTIPKGFLLGFSSNLTGEYLTIQISNSGHLRCVFDFGFERQEIIFPKKHFGLGQYHDMHFMRKNGGSTVVLKVDNYEPVEYNFDIKASADAQFNNIQYMYIGKNESMTDGFVGCVSRVQFDDIYPLKLMFQQNPPKNVKSLGTQLTEDFCGVEPVTHPPIEIETRPPPLVDEEKLRKAYNEVNSVLLAILLVILFLLLVLMFFLIGRYLHRHKGDYLTHEDQGADGADDPDDAVLHSTTGHQVRKRQEIFI
- the LOC26515493 gene encoding L-aminoadipate-semialdehyde dehydrogenase-phosphopantetheinyl transferase, with protein sequence MNKHICTRWAFDLASWSPTLPQLAQAVASIQAEERTRLMKFHFIDDFLSSLIGRLLMRKYVSTCSGLPPHQVRFARDVRGKPYWVSGEGDRQRPPLSFNVSHQGDLVLLAGVCGDSSEGDFGVGADVMKIEYSGGKALSEFFRLMRNKFSPHEWSYIGRPQHNERAQIKAFMRHWCLKEAYVKELGVGITVDLQKISFSVDTTHSLAEEVSPLTGTTLRCQDQPMDNWHFEEHLLKEDYCAAIAFRNCLPQEQARFQLLPIEQLLVESDQSGSEDVVAYCQKALLKPHKKES